The sequence below is a genomic window from Pongo abelii isolate AG06213 chromosome 15, NHGRI_mPonAbe1-v2.0_pri, whole genome shotgun sequence.
cctcacgggttcacgccattcttctgcctcagcctccctagtagctggactacaggcgcccgccatcaagcccggctaatttttttgtatttttagtagagacggggttacaccatgttaaccaggatggtctccatctcctgacctcgtgatctgcccacctcggcctctcaaagtgctgggattacaggcgtgagccaccgtgcccggccaagcctTTCCTTTTAGATCTGGAAGGTGATAagaatgcccattttcaccactgttattcaacataggactggaagtcttagctagagTAAtcggacaagagaaagaaataaagggcatccaaattggaaaggaaaaggtcaaattatccttgtttgcagatgtcataattttatatttagaaaaacttaaagactccaccaaaaactattagaattgattttaaaaaatccagtaaagttgcaggatacaaaatcagcatacaaaaaccagtaacatttttatatgccaacagtgaacaatctgaaagagaaataaaaaagtaatcttatttacaacagccacaaataaaattaattaccgaggaattaaccaaagaagtaaaagatctctacaatgaaaactgtaaaacattgatgaaagaaattgaggagaacacacatacacacaaaggaaagatatttcatgttcacggaatggaagaatcaatattgttaaaatgtccatgctacccaaagtaatctacagattcaatgcaattcttatcaaaataccgatgatattcttcacaaatatagaatgtcaaaaaaaaaactatcctaaaatttatatgaaacaacaaaagacccagaatagccaaagctgtcctgagcaaaaagaacaaaaagggaggaatcatattatctgacttcaaattatactacagagctatagtaaccaaaacagcatgctactagcataaaaccagacacatagaccaatggaacaaactagagaacccagaaacaaattcacacaaCAACAGTGAACTCATTTTGGGCAAGGATGCCAACAAcgtacactggggaaaagacagtctcttcagcaaatagtgctgggaaaacttgatgtccatatgcaaaagaatgaaatgaaacccCTAGCTCTTGCCCATACgcaaaagtcaaatcaaaatgaattaaagaattaaatctcagacctcaaactatgaaactactacaagaaaacattggggaaactttCCAGGCACTGGTCCACGCAAAAATTTCTTGCGTAATACCCCACAAGCtcaggcaaccaaaacaaaaatggacaaatgggatcacatcaagttaaaaagcttctgcacagcaaaggaaacaatcaacaaagtgaagagacaatccacagaatgagagaaaatatttgcaaactttccttctgacaagggattaataactagactatataaggagctcaaacaactctatgggaaaaaatctaataatctgatttttaaatgggcaaaagatttgagtagacatttctcaaaagaagacatacaaatggcaaacaggcatatgaaaatgtgctcaacatcactgattacataaatgcaaatcgaaactacAGTGATCAGATTAAGACACCTTGATGCCaccccactcacacacacaaaacctacaataagatatcatctcaccccagttaaaatggcttttattcaaaaatcaggcaataacaagtgctggcgaggatgtggagaaaagagaacccttgtacactgttggtgggaatgtaaattagtacagccactgtggagaacagtttggggattcctcaaaaaactaaaaatagagctaccacatgatccagcaatcccactactgggtatatacccaaaagaaaggaaatcagtgtatcaaagagatatctgcactcccttgtgtgttgcagcactgttcacaatagccaagatttggaagcaacttaagtgtccatcaacagatgaatggataaagaaaatgtggtacttatatacaatgattcagccataaacaagaatgaaattctgtcatttgtagcaacatgggtggaactggaggtcattatgttaaatgaaaaaagccaggcacagaaagacaaacatttcatgttctcatttatttgtgggatcaaaaatcaaaacaattcatgaagatagagaatagaaggatggttattaGAGGcggggaagggtagtggggatggggtggggaggagatggGGATAGTTAATGCAtaccaaaaaaaatagaaagaataaataagacctagtatttgatagaataacagggtgactatagtgaataataatttaatcatacatttaaaaataactaaaagagtatcatacattaaaaaataactaaaagtatgattggattgtttgtaacacaaaggataaaagcATGAGGGGATCAACACCCAATCTTCCATGATGTGAATATTACTTATTGCACTATTACACAttgcaaaatatctcatgtaccctgtaaatatacACACCAagtatgtacccacaaaaatgaaaaattttttaaaaaattaaaaaactcggccgggcgtggtggctcacgcctgtaatctcagcactttgggaggccgaggcgggtggatcacgaggtcaggagttggagaccagcctggccaagatggtgaaaccccgtctctactaaaaatacaaaaattagccacgtgcggtggcgggcgcctgtaatcccagttactcgggaggctgaggcaggagaatcgcttgaacccaggaggcggaggttgcggtgagccaagatcgctgcactctagcctgggcgacagagcaagacaccgtctcaaaaaaataaaaaataaaaaataaagaaataaataaatcggacaccaggccgggcgcggtggctcaggcctgtaatcccagcactttaggaagcagtggcgggcggatcacgaggtcagcagatcgagaccatcctggctgacacggtggaaccccatctctactaaaaatacaaaaaaattagccgggcatggcggcgggcgcctgtagtcccagctgctggggaggctgaggcaggagaatggggtgaacccgggaggcggagcttgcagtgagccgagatcgcgccactacactccagcctgggtgacagagcgagactctgtctcaaaaacaaaacaaaacaaaaaaggggacACGGGAAACCGGTGGGTGATGGTAAGAGATGGCACAAGGCATCTTCGTGGTGCTGGACCAGTCTCGTCTCGTCTCGGCtagtcccctcccctcccttctcctctcttctttttttttcctttccttctttttttttttatagagaggaggtctatgttgctcaggctggccttgaactcctgagctcaagtaatcctccggGTTTGGCCTCTGAAATTGCTaagattacagacacgagccatcacacccggccctTCAGTCTgtttcttgattgtggtggtggcttcacaaaccttcacatgtgataaaattgtgaacacacacaaaaatgagtaTATGTAAGACTAACGAAATCAGTAATGTCATGAGGTCTATGGATGGTACCAATGTCAATTTATTAGTTTTGATATTGTATTTATATAAGAAGTTATCATTGGGGAAATAAATGAGTCAAGGGTATATGGAACCTTTCTACACTACTTTTGGCGATTTCCTATGAATctatagctattttatttttttattataattttcttttttggtaaaaCGGAGTAGAAACTTTATTCGTTGATCAGGGAATGGAGAAGAGGAGTTTGTGCTCAAAGCACCTTCtctctgtaattattttaaaacaaaaagttacaATTTATGGTATTAGAAAGCAGGACAATGGTTGCCTTTAGGGGAGATGGTGTATGGAAGCGAGCACAGGGGTTTTCTGGGTGCTGGGAATGTTATGATTTCTCAACAGGGTGGCTGATTACATGGGTGTGTTGAGTTTGTGGAAATTCAGTAAGCTATGCGTGTAAGAAATAGGCATActtctgtatgtatattatacataaatatacatggaatatacattaaatatcaATATACATTGAATATACATTAAATCaaacaaaaagtgtttttttgtttgttttgagactagttcttgccttgtcacccaggctggaggcagtggtgcaatcaccgctcactgcagcctcaacctgcagGCTcgagagattctcccacctcaacctccctagtagctgggactacaggcatgcatcagcacgcctggctaattttgcattttttgtagagacaggattttactacgttggccagactggtctcaaactcctggactcaggtgattcacccgcctcagccccccaaattgctgggattacaggcttgagccaccacacctggtcaataaaaagttctaaaaatataaaagtttttaaaaaatctcatcaggcaatgccaggcatggtggctcaagcctgtaatgccagcactttgggaggccgaggcaggtggatcacctgaggtcgggagttcaagaccagcctgaccaacaaggagaaaccctgtctctactaaaaatacaaaattagccgggtgtggtggcacatgcctgtaatcccagctactcaggaggctgaggcgggagaattgcttgcaggtggtggaggtggagattgaggcgagccaagattgtgccatcgcacacCAGCCCGGgtgacgagagtgaaactctgtctaaaaaaaaaaaatctcatcaggCTCCTTTTAGAAGTTGTTTATCTGATAATAAAATTCACCTGGAAATGCAAATGAGTTAGAACGGTCAAAGCAACTCTGCAAAAGAACaggctggccaggcgcagtggatcaagctgtaatcccagagctttgggaggccaaggcaggaaaatcacttgaggccaggagtttgaggccagcctggccacataGTAAAATcctgtctaccaaaaaaaaaaaaaaaaaaaaaatttaacaggtgtggtggcatgtgcctgcagtcctaactacttgggagaatgagcagggaggatcacttgagcccaggacttccagGTTGCAGTGACTTGTGATCACATTaatgcactcaagcctgggtgacacagcaagactctctctaaaaaaacaaaaaacaaaacaaaacaaaacaaaaacacaagaagaagaaagaacaaagttagaggatCAAGACTACACCCTTTCAAGActtataaggctacagtaagtgacagtatggtattggcatcAAGACAGACAAATcaatcagtggaacagaatagagcatGCAGAAATGGGCTTGAATATGTTTAGACAactgattttcctttttattttggtaaaatatatataacataaaatttgccattttaaccattgttAGTGTGAAATTCAGTGGCATTaggtacattcacaatgttgtacaatcaTCATCTCTATTTCCATAATTTTTCATAACCACTAACAGAAACTCTTCACCCATTAAGCAATTACTTCCTATCTCTCATTCCCCTAGTTCCTGCtaacctctaatctactttctgtctctataaatctGACTGTTCAAGATATTTCAGTGAGATTATacaatatttctctttttgtgtctggcatatttcacttagcataattttttcaaggttcatccacgttgtagcatgtatcaaaactttatttcctttatggctgaataatattccatatatatatataccacattgtttatccattcatctactaatggacatttgggttgtttctatcttttggttattgtgaataatgctggtaTGAATATTGGTGTACACATATCTGTTTGAGCTCCTgtgttaaattattttgtatacacctaggaatggaattgctgggtcacatggcaggatagttctatttttcactttttgaggaatcaccaaattgctttccaaagcaGGTGCATCGTtgtacattcccatcagcaatgtacaagggttctgatttctccatatcctcctaacacatattttcatttagaaaattatAGCCACCTCACCACGTGTGAAatgatatttcactgtggttttaatttgcatttcccctatgactaatgatattgagcatcttttcatgtgtctgctggacacttctatatcttctttgtagaaatgtctattcaaatcttttgcctatttttaattgggttgtttgacttttttgttgttgagttgttcttttttttgaaacaaaagttCTCACGTATTTATTACTGAACCCAGACTACTAGCGCAcagcaaataaacaaacagaaaaactatATTTCCAATAAAACATGCCCAACTGTCCAGATAGTGGTGACATTTTTAGCTTGATATGGTAAGATGGTTATGAGCTTGATACTGCATAAATATGTGTGCCATCTCGTGCACAATTCCTTATAGATCCAGTTTGAATCTTCTCCAATGTCTCCTTTTAAAGTTGTACCTGATTTTATTATCAGTTTTCATCCAAATCCACTGGGGAATGGGacgattttgcttttgtttcttggttAGGAATTGCTTAATACTGAAAGTCTTGTGAGAAGACATGATGAGAAGCGGAATCGAATACACACCACAatggtggaaaaaggaagagagagagagttgtagttctttttatattttgaatattaaaaccttatcagatatatgatttactaatattttatcccattctgtgggttgcctttcaCTTTCTCGATAGTATCCTTTGTTgcacaaaagcttttaattttaactaagtcccttttatttatttttcttctgttgcctgtgctatttttgtatttaaaaaaccaTTGCCAAtacaaggtcatgaagattttcccctatattttcttctaagagttttagagttttcacccatacatttaggtctttgatccattttgagttaatttttgtatatggtgtaaggtaaggattcaactttattcttttgcatatggacatagttttcccagcactgtttgttgcagagactgttctttcccttaTTCAATGGTCTtgacacccttgtcaaaaatcaactgaccatagatgtgagggtttatttctggattctcagttctattctgttggtctatatatgtctatccttatgctagaaacacactgttttgattacagtAGCTTTGTAGTaggttttgaaattgggaaataCGAGTCTtccaaattttttcctttttaggattgttttgactattctaagttctttgaaattttacattaattttaggatggatttttcaatttctgaaaaaaacagttggaattttgatagggatgacattgaatctgtatataGCTTTGGATGCTATTGTAAACAATATTAAGTAGTGTTCTATGTACAAGCCTTGTGCCtctccttgattaaatttattcctaaatattttatccttCTTGATGCTCTcacaaatggaattattttctctgGGCAatcaatttttgacaaaggcaatTTAGTTGAGAAaagttaatctttaaaaaaaatggtgctgaaacaattggatatccacatgcaaaacacACCCACATATGCACATGCAAACTTTAATCCATACCTCACACCACgtagaaaattaactcaaatgaatcatatacctaaatgtaaaatcaaaattacaaatcaagatttctagaatttttgaagaaaatttccAGAGGTACCCCATTTTCCTTTCAGAGTAGAAGAAAAgataagaatatttaaagaaaagaaaattttatctgggtttggtggctcatgcctgtaatcccagcactttaggaggctgagctgggaggatcagttgagcccaagagtttgagaccagcctgggcaacatggggaaaccccatctctacaaaaaaaaaaaatagagaaatttgccaggtatggtggtgcatgcttatagtcccagctgctcgggaggctgagttaggagaatcactcgagcctgggaggttgaggctgcagtgagccataatcatgacactgcacttcagcctgggcaacagagtgagaccatgtctcaaaaaaaaaaaaaaaaaaaaaaaaaagaattctcaaaactcaacaataagaaaataaacaacccaattaaaaatgggtaggttgggcatggtggctcatgcctgtaatcccagcactttgggaagccaaggtgggcggatcacctgagctcaggagtttgagaccagcctggccaacacggtgaaaccctgtctctactaaaaatacaaaaattagccaggcctggtggtgcatgcccatagttccagctactcaggaggctaaggcaggagaattgcttgaacctgggaggcagaggttgcagtgagctgagatagtaccactgcacttgcactccagccatgTATACCATGTATACGAAAGAACACTCAAAAAGCCCAGAACACTCAAAACCAAGATATTTTCTAGGAAAACTgttggtctcttttttttttttcaactgttcAAATTTCTATTaagttgttggttttcttttttaaaaagctctgtgTATATTAAAGCTATTAGCCCTTTAGgatttaagttgattttttttgtaatttgtcaCTTTGTGCTTTacttttcctgtgtgtgtgtgtgtgtgtgtgtacgtgcaaaaagttttttttaaaattacttagtCAAATTTGTCAATCTTTTCTCTCTTCTAGATTTTTGGATCCTAGGAAGATTTCCTGCACACCTAGGTTATAAGAgtatttactaatattttcatCTGGTACTTGTCTGTTTAGATTTCTGATCCATTTGAAATTTATCCTGGTAAACAGTATGAGAAACAgactcaattttatattttttcaaatggctATTCAGTTGTCCCAattctatgtatataaaaattcaaTTCCCCATGCACACTTaccaattaaaatttattaacgTACTTGGTTCTATTTCTAGACttgattctgtttcattggtctacacGTTTATGCACCAATACCACACTTTAAATTACAGacgttttataatatattttaatattggaTGGGGCTAATGCCCCACTCCACATGGCACTAAAATATTTTCCagtgaa
It includes:
- the LOC112128751 gene encoding putative ribosomal protein eL39-like 5; amino-acid sequence: MSSHKTFSIKQFLTKKQKQNRPIPQWIWMKTDNKIRYNFKRRHWRRFKLDL